The nucleotide sequence GAGTGATTTCAGGTTCTCGATAGAACCACCCCCCATTCTCAACGAGAGAAGGAGTGAACGGTACCGATCCCATTAGATTCCCGTTATATGTCAGGTAATTATGTGAATAGATCGGGAGTGTGTGGAAAATTGTGGGATCCACTATAGACTGGGGTCTCCTAAAAGACAAACTGCCCGCTGCCCTCCCATGACCTTTCTGCTGCGCCTGCTTGGCTCCCTGCTTAACGCCCTGCTGTCCGTGATCTGCTCGATCCTCTCGATAACTATGACGCTAACACTGGCGGCAATGGTAGCGATGGCGGCAGTCTACGCCCACGTCGCCCGAGATCTCCCCGACATCCAGACCCTACGCGAGGTGCGTTTGCAGGTACCGTTACGGATCTACAGTGCTGATGGTCGTCTAATGGCCGAGATCGGAGAGAAGCGGCGCATCCCCCTCCGCCTCGATCAGATCCCCAAAAAATTGGTCCAAACCGTATTGGCGGTCGAAGATGATCGATTTTTCGAACATCCGGGAGTGGATTTGCAGAGCCTGATACGAGCAACTCTAAGCCTGGCACGGACCGGAGAGAAAGGACAAGGCGGCAGCACCATTACCATGCAAGTGGCGCGCAATTTCTATCTCTCCCCAGAAAAGAGTTATCGCCGTAAAATTAGAGAGATAGCGCTTGCTTTTGGTATTGAACGGGCATTCACTAAGAACGAGATTCTCGAACTCTACCTCAACAAGATCTACTTCGGTAATCGAGCCTACGGCGTAGGGGCAGCGGCACAGGTCTATTACGGGTTGCCTGTGGAAGAACTCAACGTCGCCCAGATGGCAATGATTGCGGGACTGCCCAAAGCACCCTCTCGGGACAATCCTCTCGTCAATCCCAGCCGCTCCCTGACACGGCGTGCCTATGTGCTCAATCGTCTGCTGACTCTGGGAATTATCGATAGCTCCACCTACGACACAGCAATAGCATCTCCAGAGACGGCGCGACTCCATGGGCCAGAGGTAGAGGCAAACGCCCCCTACCTCGTGGAGATGGTCCGTGCCGAGTTAGTGTCGGCCTACGGCGAGGATGCCTACACGGCGGGCTTTCGTGTCTATACCACCCTCAATCCAACGCGCCAACGCGCTGCCGATACTGCACTACGCGAAGGGCTGTTGGACTATGAAGAGCGTCATGGCTATCGGGGTCCAGAAGGAAGCTTGGCGGGCACACAAAATTCCCACCAAATAAACGCAGCCTTAGCGACGTATCCGACCTTGGCCGGATTACCTGTGGCGCGGGTAATGACGGTCGAGGGACGCACCGCCCGGGTTCAGGTGGCGGGTCATGACCCGATTACCTTGGACTGGGCCGGTATCTCTTGGGCACGACGACGCTTCGGTAGCAATGCACGAGGTCCATTGCCACGCCAGACTGCGGATGTAATGCGAGTGGGAGATGTAGTACGGGTACACCTTAACCCGGAGGGAAAGTGGCGTTTGGCGCAACGCCCTGAAGTAAGTGGCGCCTTGATTTCGTTGAACCCCCAAGATGGTGCCATCGTGGCCCTGACAGGGGGGTATGACTTTTTCCAAAGTAAATTCAATCGAGCCATCCAGGCGGAACGTCAACCTGGGTCGAGCTTCAAGCCGTTTATCTACTCGGCGGGCTTGGAACGTGGCTATACCCCGGCCAGTATTTTTAATGATGCCCCGTTAACCATCGATCTACCGGGGCTGCCCGCCTGGCGTCCCGAAAATTATGGGGGCAAGTATCACGGACCCACGCGGCTACGCGAGGCACTCATTCACTCTCTCAACATGGTCTCGATTCGCCTGCTCCAAGCGATTGGTGTGGACTATGCCATTGATTATGCTACCCGCTTTGGTTTCGCACGGGAGCGTATGCCTCGCAACTTCACCCTAGCCCTGGGTACCTTGGTCGCGACCCCGCTGGAAATGGCCGGGGCCTACGCAACCTTCGCCAATGGGGGTTACCGAGTAACACCGTATTTCATCCGACGTGTAGAGGACGAACACGGTGCCACGGTGTTCCAGGCCGAACCACCGACCATTTGTCGGGAGTGCCCCGAGGGGCAAGAAGTAGGTGCCACAGAAAATACCATGCTAGCACGAGGGCAAGGAGGACTCCCGGTAGCACCTCGGGTGGTAGATGCGCGCAATGTCTACATGATGAATTCCATGCTACGCGATGTGGTGCGGCGCGGGACCGCCGCACGGGCCAAACGTTTGGGACGTTCCGATCTGGCCGGTAAGACCGGCACCACCAACGAGGAGCGTGATACCTGGTTTTCCGGTTTCAACAGCGAGCTGCTGACCACCGTATGGATAGGATACGACCACATGGAACCCCTCGGCCGTGACGAGACTGGCGGAAAAACGGCTCTACCCATCTGGATGGATTACATGGCCGAGGCCCTGAGAGGCGTTCCTGAAGCGCCCTTCAATGAACCCCCAGGATTGGTGACGGTACGCATCAATGGCCATACCGGCTATATCGCGGCAGGAGGTGAGCCGGGAAGTATTTTCGAGACATTCCGTGCAGACCATCCCCCAACCCGACGCCCAGTAGTACCTGAAGTTGACCCTAACGCAATCGTTGATACTGACTTTGGTATCAGTACCAGTACCAGCACTGGTAGCAATACCGATGATCCTAATGCCGCAGTTAATACTAATAGTGAACCAGAGATTAGTTCTAATGCGCCCAGAAACACAGAGTCAAATACCGATTTCCCGACGGAAAGGGCTCCTGTCGATATTCCAAAAAATCGTCCGCGTCAACGGGAGATATTACCAATGGTTCCCGAGCAATTATTTTGAGATTTACGTTTGGTGGCTACCTATCGTATCGAACGTAACGGGTTAT is from Gammaproteobacteria bacterium and encodes:
- the mrcA gene encoding peptidoglycan glycosyltransferase/peptidoglycan DD-transpeptidase MrcA encodes the protein MTFLLRLLGSLLNALLSVICSILSITMTLTLAAMVAMAAVYAHVARDLPDIQTLREVRLQVPLRIYSADGRLMAEIGEKRRIPLRLDQIPKKLVQTVLAVEDDRFFEHPGVDLQSLIRATLSLARTGEKGQGGSTITMQVARNFYLSPEKSYRRKIREIALAFGIERAFTKNEILELYLNKIYFGNRAYGVGAAAQVYYGLPVEELNVAQMAMIAGLPKAPSRDNPLVNPSRSLTRRAYVLNRLLTLGIIDSSTYDTAIASPETARLHGPEVEANAPYLVEMVRAELVSAYGEDAYTAGFRVYTTLNPTRQRAADTALREGLLDYEERHGYRGPEGSLAGTQNSHQINAALATYPTLAGLPVARVMTVEGRTARVQVAGHDPITLDWAGISWARRRFGSNARGPLPRQTADVMRVGDVVRVHLNPEGKWRLAQRPEVSGALISLNPQDGAIVALTGGYDFFQSKFNRAIQAERQPGSSFKPFIYSAGLERGYTPASIFNDAPLTIDLPGLPAWRPENYGGKYHGPTRLREALIHSLNMVSIRLLQAIGVDYAIDYATRFGFARERMPRNFTLALGTLVATPLEMAGAYATFANGGYRVTPYFIRRVEDEHGATVFQAEPPTICRECPEGQEVGATENTMLARGQGGLPVAPRVVDARNVYMMNSMLRDVVRRGTAARAKRLGRSDLAGKTGTTNEERDTWFSGFNSELLTTVWIGYDHMEPLGRDETGGKTALPIWMDYMAEALRGVPEAPFNEPPGLVTVRINGHTGYIAAGGEPGSIFETFRADHPPTRRPVVPEVDPNAIVDTDFGISTSTSTGSNTDDPNAAVNTNSEPEISSNAPRNTESNTDFPTERAPVDIPKNRPRQREILPMVPEQLF